A single genomic interval of Streptomyces sp. NBC_00663 harbors:
- a CDS encoding TetR/AcrR family transcriptional regulator has product MTDPEAAAPKPRGRRGAARERLLAAAARRFYADGVSATGIDTITAEAGVAKMSLYNNFSSKADLVRAYLDARHEEWLDLYARRLAAAPDARGGVLAVFDAYADHANFAYEHGFRGCGLLNAAAELPAGDEGRAVVRRHKEEVEALLAGHLTELLPDHPAEQTRATAEHLSFLLEGAMARAGLEGADTRLQHARKMAADILDRL; this is encoded by the coding sequence ATGACCGACCCCGAGGCCGCCGCCCCGAAGCCCCGCGGACGCCGGGGCGCCGCACGGGAACGGCTGCTGGCGGCAGCCGCGCGACGCTTCTACGCGGACGGGGTGTCGGCGACGGGCATCGACACGATCACCGCCGAGGCGGGCGTGGCGAAGATGAGCCTCTACAACAACTTCTCCTCCAAGGCCGACCTGGTCAGGGCCTACCTCGACGCACGGCACGAGGAGTGGCTGGACCTCTACGCCCGTCGGCTGGCGGCAGCCCCGGACGCGCGGGGCGGCGTACTGGCCGTCTTCGACGCGTACGCAGACCACGCCAACTTCGCCTACGAGCACGGCTTCAGGGGCTGTGGCCTGCTGAACGCCGCGGCGGAGCTGCCCGCGGGTGACGAGGGCCGGGCGGTGGTGCGGCGCCACAAGGAGGAGGTCGAAGCGCTGCTGGCCGGCCACCTGACGGAACTGCTCCCCGACCACCCGGCGGAACAGACCCGCGCGACGGCGGAACACCTGTCGTTCCTGCTGGAGGGCGCGATGGCGAGGGCAGGGCTGGAAGGCGCCGACACCCGTCTCCAGCACGCGCGCAAGATGGCCGCGGACATCCTGGACCGCCTGTGA
- a CDS encoding formylglycine-generating enzyme family protein, whose translation MSEPQASGRCCMPSTRRSAQDAVRVQPPPRTEPLGPVDLVDLVDPVDPVDPVDAGVLLPGGEFLMGAEDADGVAGDGEGPIRRVRVAPFRIDAHAVSNERFAAFVADTAYRTDAERLGWSYVFAGFLPAALRRGAARPEATPWWCAVGGASWREPEGAGSGVKGREDHPVVHVSWYDAAAYASWAGKRLPTEAEWEYAARGGLEQRRYPWGDELDPEGEDPYRCNIWRGVFPTRNTAADGYRGTAPVDAFAPNGFGLYNMSGNVWEWCADWWGVEHGHAPGNGRRPSVDPPGPPDGTRKVIRGGSHLCHASYCNRYRVAARTANTPDSSSGHTGFRCVAPAH comes from the coding sequence ATGAGCGAACCCCAGGCAAGCGGGCGCTGCTGTATGCCCTCGACCAGAAGGTCGGCGCAGGACGCGGTACGGGTGCAGCCCCCGCCTCGCACCGAGCCGCTGGGCCCGGTGGACCTGGTGGACCTGGTGGACCCGGTGGACCCGGTAGACCCGGTGGACGCCGGCGTCCTACTGCCCGGCGGTGAGTTCCTCATGGGGGCCGAGGACGCCGACGGGGTCGCAGGGGACGGGGAGGGGCCGATTCGGAGGGTGCGGGTCGCGCCGTTTCGGATCGATGCGCACGCCGTCAGCAATGAGCGGTTCGCCGCCTTCGTCGCCGACACCGCGTACCGCACCGACGCCGAGCGCCTCGGGTGGTCGTACGTCTTCGCCGGGTTTCTTCCTGCCGCGTTGCGGCGCGGGGCGGCTCGCCCTGAGGCGACCCCTTGGTGGTGTGCCGTGGGTGGGGCCAGTTGGCGGGAGCCCGAGGGGGCCGGCAGTGGGGTGAAGGGGCGGGAGGACCACCCCGTGGTCCATGTGTCCTGGTACGACGCCGCCGCCTACGCCTCCTGGGCCGGGAAGCGGCTGCCCACCGAGGCCGAGTGGGAGTACGCGGCCCGGGGCGGGCTGGAGCAGCGGCGTTATCCGTGGGGGGACGAGCTCGATCCAGAGGGTGAAGACCCGTACCGGTGCAATATCTGGCGCGGGGTCTTCCCGACCAGGAACACCGCCGCCGACGGGTATCGGGGCACCGCGCCCGTCGACGCCTTCGCGCCCAACGGGTTCGGGCTGTACAACATGTCCGGCAATGTGTGGGAGTGGTGCGCCGACTGGTGGGGCGTCGAGCACGGACACGCTCCCGGGAACGGGCGGCGGCCGTCGGTCGATCCGCCAGGGCCTCCCGACGGCACCCGCAAAGTCATCCGCGGCGGCTCCCACCTGTGCCACGCCTCCTACTGCAACCGCTACCGCGTCGCCGCCCGCACCGCCAACACCCCGGACAGTTCCAGCGGGCACACCGGGTTCCGGTGCGTGGCGCCCGCCCATTGA
- a CDS encoding zinc-ribbon domain-containing protein, whose product MIIFGTKGYLYQLAILTLVCGGCGNPAAHTLRKRVTKFTLFFVPLFPISTKYAAQCTFCGTEVKIGKEQAEQLQAQAAGAQAGQGQGYGPGQGQGYGQPQQPYQS is encoded by the coding sequence ATGATCATCTTCGGCACCAAGGGATACCTCTACCAGCTCGCGATACTCACGCTGGTCTGCGGCGGCTGCGGCAACCCCGCCGCTCACACCCTCAGGAAGCGCGTCACGAAGTTCACGCTGTTCTTCGTGCCGCTGTTCCCGATCTCGACCAAGTACGCGGCGCAGTGCACCTTCTGCGGTACGGAAGTGAAGATCGGCAAGGAGCAGGCCGAGCAGCTCCAGGCGCAGGCGGCGGGCGCCCAGGCCGGGCAGGGGCAGGGATACGGACCGGGGCAGGGGCAGGGGTACGGGCAGCCGCAGCAGCCGTACCAGTCCTGA
- a CDS encoding O-methyltransferase, giving the protein MSQQQTWTAVDDYFNELLVAEDHALLAAVEDSAAAGLPGHQVAANQGKLLNLIARIQGARSVLEIGTLGGYSTIWLARALPEGGRLVTLEADERCAEVARANVARAGLGDIVDLRLGKALDTLPALVEEGAGPFDLVFVDADKPSNPDYLRWALKLTRPGSVIVGDNVVRDGAVTDPDSDDPRVQGVRRFTELIAEEPRLTATTIQTVGSKGYDGFTLALVTG; this is encoded by the coding sequence GTGTCGCAGCAGCAGACCTGGACCGCCGTCGACGACTACTTCAACGAGCTGCTCGTGGCGGAGGACCACGCCCTGCTCGCCGCCGTGGAGGACAGCGCGGCGGCCGGGCTCCCTGGGCATCAAGTCGCCGCCAACCAGGGCAAGTTGCTGAACCTGATCGCGCGCATCCAGGGTGCGCGTTCCGTGCTGGAGATCGGCACCCTCGGCGGGTACAGCACCATCTGGCTGGCCCGCGCCCTGCCCGAGGGCGGGCGGCTGGTGACGCTGGAGGCCGATGAGCGGTGCGCCGAGGTGGCCCGGGCCAATGTGGCGCGGGCCGGGCTCGGGGACATCGTCGACCTGCGGCTCGGCAAGGCGCTGGACACGCTGCCCGCGCTGGTGGAGGAGGGCGCGGGGCCCTTCGACCTCGTCTTCGTCGACGCCGACAAGCCCTCAAACCCGGACTATCTGCGGTGGGCGCTCAAGCTCACCCGGCCCGGCAGTGTCATCGTCGGTGACAACGTCGTCCGGGACGGTGCCGTCACCGACCCCGACAGCGACGACCCCCGCGTCCAGGGTGTCCGCCGGTTCACCGAACTCATCGCCGAGGAGCCCCGGTTGACGGCCACGACGATTCAGACCGTCGGGTCCAAGGGGTACGACGGGTTCACGCTCGCCCTCGTCACCGGCTGA
- a CDS encoding NAD(P)H-dependent oxidoreductase, translated as MKKILVVSAHPEPRSLNAALTTFAVDHLRAAGHEVRLSDLYAMKWKPTVDVDDYPDHGLNHSSQEGRRLHVMRDSEEATLTGRLAPDIAAEQEKIRWSDALILQFPMWWFSTPAILKGWIDRVFTSGFGYGPEVPPPYDDSGSALAGRRALLSVTLGARETAFSDRGIHGRLTDVLHPLQHGLFWFTGMTPLEPFAVYGTDHMPAERYAPAREAYARRLDALFTETPVPFRSLTGGDYDHDMRLLPGRERPGTAGLDLHTHTDPHKHTHEDPLSRAPASASAPGAQPVTRASVNPSYPLDPTV; from the coding sequence ATGAAGAAGATCCTCGTCGTCAGTGCCCACCCCGAACCCCGTTCCCTGAACGCGGCGTTGACCACCTTCGCGGTCGACCATCTGCGCGCCGCGGGCCACGAGGTACGGCTCTCCGACCTGTACGCGATGAAGTGGAAGCCGACGGTCGACGTCGACGACTACCCGGACCACGGCCTCAACCACTCGTCCCAGGAGGGCCGCCGCCTGCATGTGATGCGCGACTCCGAAGAGGCCACGCTGACCGGCCGCCTCGCCCCGGACATCGCCGCGGAACAGGAGAAGATCCGCTGGTCGGACGCGCTGATCCTCCAGTTCCCGATGTGGTGGTTCTCGACCCCGGCGATCCTGAAGGGCTGGATCGACCGGGTGTTCACCAGCGGTTTCGGCTACGGCCCGGAGGTCCCGCCGCCGTACGACGACAGCGGCAGCGCGCTGGCCGGCCGCCGGGCCCTGCTCTCGGTGACGCTGGGCGCCCGCGAGACGGCGTTCTCGGACCGGGGCATCCACGGCCGCCTCACCGACGTACTCCACCCGCTCCAGCACGGCCTGTTCTGGTTCACCGGCATGACCCCGCTCGAACCCTTCGCGGTGTACGGCACGGACCACATGCCCGCCGAGCGCTACGCCCCGGCCCGCGAGGCGTACGCGCGCCGCCTGGACGCCCTGTTCACGGAGACCCCGGTGCCTTTCCGCTCCCTCACGGGCGGCGACTACGACCACGACATGCGGCTGCTGCCGGGACGGGAGCGCCCGGGCACGGCCGGCCTGGACCTGCACACGCACACGGATCCGCACAAGCACACGCACGAGGACCCGCTCTCGCGCGCGCCCGCTTCCGCTTCGGCTCCCGGGGCTCAGCCGGTGACGAGGGCGAGCGTGAACCCGTCGTACCCCTTGGACCCGACGGTCTGA
- a CDS encoding helix-turn-helix domain-containing protein has product MDDGIYDSRRALGGFLRARRGRVTPETVGPTGVSKRRRVRGLRREELALLAGISVDYYVRLEQGRATQPSAEVLDALARALGLDAAERLHLDTLAAARPDPVPRTRIGVGLRRAMDAMDGLPVFATDHRLDVVAWNRLGAALMGGLDVPGRRDANNARFVLLDPAARDLHPDWEERAAEVAGQLRVAAGRHPDDRELTGLIAELADVSPEFRRFWASEEVTMCAAGRKRLRHPVVGLLELDFETLHVPAGPGESGLVLHVFSAAKDSPEAAALARLA; this is encoded by the coding sequence ATGGACGACGGGATCTACGACAGCCGACGTGCCCTCGGTGGATTTCTGCGCGCCCGTCGTGGGCGGGTCACCCCGGAGACGGTCGGGCCCACCGGCGTGAGCAAGCGGCGGCGGGTGCGGGGGCTGCGGCGCGAGGAGTTGGCCCTGCTCGCCGGGATCAGCGTGGATTATTACGTCCGCCTCGAACAGGGGCGGGCCACCCAGCCGTCCGCCGAGGTGCTCGACGCCCTGGCCCGCGCGCTCGGCCTCGACGCGGCGGAGCGGCTCCATCTGGACACCCTGGCCGCCGCGCGGCCCGACCCCGTGCCGCGGACCCGGATCGGGGTCGGGCTGCGGCGGGCGATGGACGCGATGGACGGGCTGCCCGTCTTCGCCACCGACCACCGGCTCGACGTGGTCGCCTGGAACCGGCTCGGCGCCGCGCTGATGGGCGGCCTGGACGTGCCCGGCCGCCGCGACGCCAACAACGCGCGGTTCGTCCTCCTCGACCCCGCCGCGCGGGATCTCCACCCCGACTGGGAGGAGCGGGCCGCCGAGGTCGCGGGGCAGTTGCGGGTCGCGGCCGGACGTCACCCCGACGACCGGGAGCTGACCGGGCTCATCGCCGAACTGGCCGACGTGAGCCCGGAGTTCCGGCGTTTCTGGGCCTCCGAGGAGGTCACGATGTGCGCGGCGGGACGCAAACGGCTCCGCCATCCCGTCGTCGGGCTGCTGGAGCTGGACTTCGAGACCCTGCACGTGCCCGCGGGGCCCGGGGAGTCCGGGCTGGTCCTGCATGTGTTCAGCGCGGCTAAGGACAGCCCGGAGGCCGCCGCCCTCGCCAGGCTGGCCTAG
- a CDS encoding TIGR03943 family putative permease subunit, translating into MNRHAQSAVMFLIGATLLHAGSTDLYLRYVKAGLRPLLLLSGAVLIAAALATLWYERRSTHDDDHHHAEPRVSWLLILPLLALVLVAPPALGSYSAMRTGTALQQAYGYEDLPATGPLRLGVADYAGRAVYDHGRELRGREIKVTGFVALDKSGRPYLVRMALNCCAADAQPVKIALSGKIPPVLQPDAWLEVTGGYTPERTTDPVNNGPIPYLKVTSARPVATPKDPYDETWNN; encoded by the coding sequence GTGAACCGGCACGCACAGTCGGCGGTCATGTTCCTGATCGGCGCGACCCTGCTGCACGCGGGCTCCACCGACCTCTACCTGCGCTACGTCAAGGCGGGCCTGCGCCCGCTGCTCCTGCTCTCCGGCGCGGTCCTGATCGCGGCGGCGCTGGCGACACTCTGGTACGAACGCCGGAGCACCCACGACGACGACCACCACCACGCCGAGCCCCGGGTCTCCTGGCTCCTGATCCTCCCTCTCCTCGCCCTGGTCCTCGTCGCCCCGCCCGCCCTCGGCTCCTACAGCGCCATGCGCACGGGCACGGCCCTCCAACAGGCTTACGGCTACGAAGACCTGCCCGCCACCGGCCCACTGCGCCTCGGTGTCGCCGACTACGCGGGCCGCGCGGTCTACGACCACGGCCGTGAGCTGCGCGGCCGCGAGATCAAGGTCACCGGATTCGTCGCCCTGGACAAGTCCGGCCGCCCCTACCTCGTCCGCATGGCCCTCAACTGCTGTGCCGCGGACGCCCAGCCGGTGAAGATCGCCCTGAGCGGGAAGATCCCTCCGGTGCTGCAACCGGACGCCTGGCTGGAGGTCACCGGCGGCTACACACCCGAGCGCACCACGGACCCGGTCAACAACGGCCCGATCCCGTACCTGAAGGTCACCTCGGCCCGCCCGGTGGCGACGCCCAAGGACCCGTACGACGAGACCTGGAACAACTGA